AACCCAGCTATGTTTCAGTCCAGATCTTGTTCtcttcatcattttcttctaGTCCTTTTAATCTCCTCTGCAGCCCTACAGGATTCacattatgcccattttatagatttggGATTTGTACTAGCCCCGCTGCGTCTGACTTGCCCCCACTTATCTCTACAGGGCATCATGGTAGGAGGCTTGAAGAGGAAACACTCAGAtttagaggaggaagaggaggatgagaaATGGGACTGGGGTCCAGCAGGCCTGAGGAGCTACCAGCAAGCCCTGCTTCGAATCTCCTTAGACAAAGTCCAGAGAAGCCTGGGCCCCCGAGCACCCAGCCTACGCAGGCATGTCCTCATCCACAATACCCTCCAGCAGCTCCAGGCCGCGCTCTGCCTGGCTCCAGCACCTGCCTTGCCCCCTGAGCCCCTCTTCTTGGGCGAAGAGGACTTCTCCCTGTCAGCCACCATCGGCTCTATTCTCAGGGAACTGGAGACGTCCATGGACGAGACAGAGCCCCCTCAGAATCCAGTggctcccccaggcccccagaaTGAAGTGCTGCCCCAGCCTGATCCAGTCTTCTTAGAAGCCCTGAGCTCCCGGTACCTGGGGGACTCTGGTCTGGATGACTTCTTTCTGGACATTGACACATCTGCAGTGGAGAAGGAGCCTGCACCGGCCCCACCAGAGCCTCCTCACAACCTCTTCTgtgccccagggtcctgggagtggaATGAACTAGATCACATTATGGAAATCATTCTGGGGTCCTGAAACTTTGGGGGGCTCTTTTCCTCATCCTAGCCTCAGTGGGCTGGATTCCTGGATGCAACtccgtgtgcgtgtgtgtgtgtgtgtgtgttttggtgggggctctacACCGTGACTCTGGCCTCCTTTCATCCCATTTCAGGGTTCCACAAACCatcttgcatgtgtgtgtgtctggttaCCACAGCCTTCTGTGAAGGTGGGTTTTCCTGAAGTAATTTATCTGTTCCAAATGCCTTAACGCGACTCTGTTTCAGGGAGTCTGATTTCCCACTTCCCACATCtcttctgcccttccttccaGTTCCTACTCCCCTTGTGACCACTGGGGCCTCAGGGAAGATAAAGCTGGGCCTGACAGATGATGACTGGGATATGCTGCCTGGTTGCTATGGGAACTCAGATTTTGCCTCTTGCACCTCAagggagcaggaggggctggCCTCCTCCCCCCAAAGGTCAAGCCCCCACCTCTTTGGCAAGATCCCAGTCCCAGCAGTCTCCTGATTCATAACCAGGCCGGACCACGTGCAATAGGGTGGAAACCAAACCGCTCCATGCCGCGTTATTTAAAAGAAAGGCGGGTTTtgtggtgggttttgtttttgttttttggttgtttgtaattactttttttttttaataaaagtattttgggAGGGGTGGTGTTGCCTAAAAGTTTCTAAACTTTCATTGGGTCAGTGGGAGGGACCTGGTAAGCTCCCTGGACACCTGTACCCTTTACCTGCCGAAGTGAGGGCAGGCATATTATTAAACATAATATTTGCTGAGTCCTTTTAAGAGTACTATTCTATCCACTTTGTTTTAATTAAGTCACTTAATCTTCGTGATAATATTTCTGTTACCTGGTTTTACATGGGAGGAACCTCAAGCTCAGAGGGGCCAAATCGTTGCTCTGGGTCACACTGCAAGAAAAACAAGGACCAGGGAGTTAGGACTCTTAAGTTGTCCTCCAGAGACTGGTTCTTcactatttgttttttcttcttggcaAACTTAGAGTCCCTAGCCACGTGGATGCacacaggagggagaaacagTCCCATGCATTAACCAAAAGGATAGGTCACTTTTAGCACTTAAAAAGTCATTCCTTTCATTGTATGTAATGTATTGCTAGAGCcctgagtggaaagaaaaggctcagggcatccctggtggcccagtggtttagcaccgccttcagcccagggcgtgatcctggagaccctgcatggagcctgcttctccctctgcctgtatctctgctcttctctgtgtctctcttgaataaataaaatcttttaaaaatttttaaaaaggctcagAGATAGCCAGCATTATGAGAGCTTTctaagggcccctgggtggctcaattaagcgtctgcctttggctcaggtcagaatctcagagtcctgggatggagctccatgttgagcaccctgctgagcagggagcctgcctcttcctctgccactcccctggcttatgcttgctgtctctcaagaaaaaaaaaaattaaaacaaactattttttaaaaaagtaaatttttctagaaaaatgttgacCAGACAGAAGTTACAGTGCTAAGGATTTACTTGGGAGGTACAAGCCCAGGCTGGTGAGTGGAGAAaagagggaggcccagggagatgCAATGTGATACATCCCTGCACTGGCTAAGTCTCTGCAGAGACCTTTGAAGCCTTAGCAGGTGAGTTTACACAGCATTAGGGACTTTTTCTGGAAGGTCTGCAAAGAGGAACCATGCCAGGGTGGAGTCCACAGGCCAGGAAAGGGGGATTTTTGCCTGTGCTTTCAGGTCCAAAGCCAAGATTCTTGCCCTGAGAGGGGCTTTGCGTCAAAGTCTAAAAGCCCTGGGGTAGCTGACAGATGGGTGCCAAGCAGAAGAGACGGTCATGAGAACCTCAAGGTGCATATGTTTCAATATGGATGCTCGTTGGATTATGTCTTATCCCTACTTAAAAGTCTCTGACTTCAAAACCCCAACTTCACCAGGGCCTGTAAGACATAACCTTGCTCCTAACTTTGCAATTTAATCTCCCACTCTGCCTCACCTCCAGTCACATTGGTCTCATTTGACCCCAAGTTcatctgccccagggcctttgcacttgttagTGGCCCAGAGGACATTTCCCCTATAGCTTCACCAAATCAAATGCCCCCTTCTCAGAGTGGCCTTCCCTACTCTGAGTATCTCAACATGTCCAGgtgcaccccccacacacacaccacactctGATTTTCTTAGTAGCAGTTATCCTATCTCAAGTTATTTATTACCTATTTATGACTAGCCTCCTGGTCTATTAGCAACTCTGAGAGGGAGGAGTTTTGCTGGTCTTAGCCTAGCTGTATGCCCAGTGCCTAGAACTATGCTCAGTATGGGTGTGCActcaaaaacaattatttttgctattgttgaaAAAATGAACTCCTGACTTCACAACCCTCAACTCTCTCCCTCTTACCTCTCTGAATTCATCCTCACACCAACCCCCACCCCGCCACTCCTGTGCTCCAGCTTATACCATTCTCTACAGTTCTTCAGACACACCAGCATGTCCCAACCTCAAGCCTGCAGTAATACCTGCCTCACTGAGCAATTGCATAAGCCACGAAAAGGAGGACCTGATGTACCCCAAGGATTCCAATTGTCACTCGAATGTATTAAGTTCCTACTATGGGCCTAGTCCTCTTCCAGGTGTGGGAATAAAACACACAGCTCTTGTTCTCATACAGCATCGTAGTGGGGGAAGGCTGAAATAgacacaaaaataagtaaaatatgcaATCTGATAAATGCTATAccgaaaaagaaagcagaaaagtgaTGGATGGGGGTGTTGCTACTTAAATGAGATGGCCAAAGAAGGCCTCACTGacaaggtgacatttgagtaaagacctgaaggaggtgagAAATGAGTCAACGTCAGTCTGTAGAGGAATAATCCTGGCAGAGGTAACagtgagtgcaaaggccctgaggtcgGAGCACAAGTGGAGTGTTTGCTGGACCCTGAAgaggtcagtgtggctggagcagagtgtaCAGGAAGGGGGCATCCTAGGAGACGAGGTGAATGAGATGTAGTAGGGTCTTATGGGTGTCCCACAGGAAGGACTGAGCCTTACCGAATGAGATGAATCCATGGAAGGCTGCTGAGAAGAGGAGGGATGAGACCTCACTCACCTTTTAATAGGCCCTCTTTGCCCCACAGATAACCGAGTGAAAAGGCATCCTGTAGCTTGCTAGTAGCACAGTGGGGGGCAGCTTAAGGAGCACCCCCACTTTCCAGataaactgaggctcggagaggcCCAGCTCTTGCCGGGTTGAAGAACTGAGAGAAGCGGAGAGGCCTGGCCCGCACAGTGACCGGGTCTGTCGGAGGGCAGAGTCCACCCTCCCCAAAccgcccgcctcccgcccgcggcgagggagggggcgggggcggctggaGGGATGGGGCGCGGCCGCCTCGGGGGCGTGGCCgcggcaggccccgcccacctgcccctccccccggagCTGGCGGCGCGGCCGAACGccccgcgggcggcggcggcggcggcggcgggagccggCCCGGCGCCTGCTGGCTCCCCAGAGGCCGGGTGCGGCggccggccgggggcgggcgcgcccctcccccttccccgcgGGCGGAGGCTCCTCCCCGGGCCTGCCGGGCACGCCGGCTGGCTTCTGGTTTCATTTCCCAAGGCCTgacctctctccctttcccttcccccagccctttGAATTCCTGGCTCCTTCTGCGCTTTCTGGTCTCAGCTCCGGGGTCACCTCCTCAGGGACGCTCCCCTGGACCACCCTGGCACAGGCCTCCCTAGTCTCCGTCCCTATATTGTTTTCTTCAAGGCACTGAACGGAGACCgaaattctcttcttcctcattcatCTCGCAGGGTCTCGTCCCGCTCGGAATAAAAACCTAACGTTCCGCCGAGGGCTCTAAACGGCCTGAAAGCTTCTCCGACCCCGCCAGGCAGCCTGCAGTCCGGGGACACTGGCCCCGCTCCCGGCCCGCTCGGGCTTCGCGGCCTTTGCTTTGGCCCTGCCCTCTGGCTGGAAGATTCTTCTTCCAGAGCTTTACTACCTCTCTCATTTCACCGGGTCTActcaatgtcacctcctcagggaaCTTTctaccagcaccagcaccagcaccctgTCTACAGACACCGCACACCACACACACTTTCCTCTGCTGCTCtgctttattcctttccttttcactGGTCACCTTCTAAGATACtaaattatttccttattataaaGTGCATGGTCCACCTCCTCACACCAGGGATTTTTGTCTATAATATTGCTGCCCTATCATCAATACCTgccagagtgcctggcacacagaaggtgtTCCATCCGTGAGTGTTTATGTTTTCACACTTCTTTCCTCTGCTTACCCCTCTCCTGATCCATGAACAGAGAGACCGTGTGAGGCTTATCCAGTACTGTACCCCTAGTGTCTACGATGGTGCCTAGaatacagtagatgctcaataaatacatgttaatcaAGCTCTTGAGACTCCTGTGAGCTCTCCAGCATGTGATCCGGAGCAAGCCACTTGGAGACTCAGAGCcaccttttttcccccagctcATGAAGATAGGTTAGGGAGAAAATTCTGTGAATTTGCCTGGCAGGGGCCTGGTTCTAATTAgcattttactctgtttttattatgaaaaattttaagcatataTTAAACATGGGGGGGGGCATGtagctaccccccccccccacttcccaaATCAGGATTTAGTAAGAGTTCCTATGCTTATTTGGTTGTAATAAAGAAATCATATAGTAACTttcattctggaaaattctccacCACCAACCCCACCAgtccctttctctgttttctcaaaaTTGAATTTTTGGTGGAACAGCCTAGTTGTGCTTGCAGATGTCCCACATTCTGTATTTGTGTTCCTGTAAAATTTGTTCCTCTCTGTTTCCTGTAAGCTGAAGATTAGGTCTAGAGGCTCCATGAGATTCAGTTTGTGAAAGTTAACAGGGAGACTCCATAGGGAATGTCACGTACTTCCTAATGCATCATGTCAGGTGGCACCCAGTGTCAGGGTGTCCCATTATTGTGGATGTAGAGTTTTATTACATGGTTAAGGTGGTGAGCATCACATCTCCACATCATAAAAGAATATTTCCCCCTTTGCAGTTTGTAAGTAATCCTAGTAGAGGTATGTGTGGGAGCCTGCCAAGATCCGGTTAACCTTTCACCCTAAGGTTTGAACATCCATTGATAATTGCTACCTGAATCAACTAGTTTAGTTAGCATTTTCTAGAGCTTACTTTGGCCAGGAACTCTATTCACAACAGTTCTTCCCACAATTCCAGAAGAGTTAGCAAATGAGCTACTTGGAGAAGCTAAGTCCCCTTGTCAGTTTACCAGACAAGCGTTAACTTCCTGTCTACCCATACCCGACCCCAGGTGTCCTGCCTTGAACTAAGCACCTGTGCTATAACCACAACAGCTATTACTACCAACAAAAGGACATGTTGTGCACCATTCTGAGCACTTTgtgggattatttttttcttttatctttttatttatttgagagagagcatgagcaagggggaggggtagagggagatggagaagcagactccctgctgagtagggagccagatgtgggacttgatcccagaaccctaggatcatgacctgagccacccacatgcccctctttttttcttttagatcttatttttatgaaatgtctacacctgggactcctgggtgggtcagcggttgagcatctatctgcctttgcctcaggtcatgatcctgggatctagaaTTGAATCTTGTTTGGGCTcccaccagggagcctgcctctcccctctgcctgtgtctgtgcctctctctgtgtgtctctcatgagtaaataaataaaatcttaaaaagaaaaaagaaaaaaaagaatctctgccCCCAGCGCGGGGCCTTGAACTCATAACTTAGAGGTCACATGCTCCTCGACTGAGCCTGCCTCGGGCCCCTGtgtgattattctttttaatcctcaaaatactctcattttaaaaaggtgaggaaactgagaccttTGGGATTAAaatacttgcccaaggtcacacagctacttaGGGAATGGAGCCCAGGATGTGACTCCAGTGGCTCTATTCCTATCCCCAccggctcctcctccccctcctgtaACCACCATTGAGTCCAACTGCTCAGCATTTGCTCAGTGCGCTATGGTGCTCTTAAAGACAcaaccttattttaattttaattttaattttcccgACTCTCAAGAGGTAGGCAAGAAGCTGTCCATTTAACAGAGTTTGTGTGTGGCTCAGAGAGgtccaaggattttttttttccctagatcgCACGTTGAGTAAGtggtcagaatttgaacccatgCTTATCTGGCTTAGAGTGCAGACCTCTGTTAGGACTGGGTCTGTAAGTTGCTCAATTGCTGGGTTTGGCAAACGTACGGGCAGGTGTGAGGGGCTCACAccttgagaaggaagaaacccCTCCCAGCCACTGCCCCGCAGTGAACACAGCCACCCCACCTGGCCTCGGCTCCTTACACAGTCGCCAGGCATGCGCCCTGaagccaccctcccctcccttcgAACCTTCCTTCTCCAGGCCCCGCCCATCACCGCCCAAGGCCAATCGCGGGCCGAGGGCGGGGCCACCGCGGGAGTGGGCGGTAGTTAAGGGGAGTCAGGAGCCTGGAGTCGTGCGCCTGGAGTCAGAACTGCGTCTACCGACCCGGGCGCCGGCTGCCGAAGGAGAGCGAGCGAGCGATGCTGCCGTCGCCGCTCCCTGATTGGCTGCGCGTGGATCCCTCTTCGTTCTGATTGGCAGCGGGTGAGCTAGGTATGTAAATGAAGTGAAGGGGGCCGAGGCGAGAAGGGAAACCCGCGAGGGGGTCGTTTGGCAGGTTCGATCCCCGGGTCCGGCCGGTGCGCGCCGGGGCTGCCCGGGATTGAGATGCACGGGCCCCCGAGTGTCGCCCGGCCGGGCTGGGTGAATCACGCCGCAGCCCGGGAAGGGGGCGGAGGCGCCGGCTCTCTGGCTCCGGCTGCGTGACTcacccgcccccgccgccgccgccgcttcgGGAGGAGCCGCCTCCACTGCCTGCCGGAAGCCAGCACAGGCCGAGAGGGCAGAACAGCCCTCGGGGTTCCCGGCCCGCACGGCCCTGCGCTGCGGGCAGGAACGACAGCCAGGACGTGGGGCCGTGTCGAGGATCCCGGGGTCCGAGGGGCCGGAATCCCCGGGGAAAGCCGTTCTGGCGCCGCTAGGGGGCGCCGGGACGGGGGGGGGCGGAGTCCGGGAGGGGGGCGCCTGAATTCCTGCGGTTCTGGACTCCCGGGTCTTCGGGGGAAGGAGGCGAGGACCGTTTTGAGAAGTGTGAGGAGTCGCTTTTAAGGTCCTGTTGGGCAAGGGCCCAGGGATTGGAGCCTTCAAGCTTCCAGGCTCAAGAAAGTAAGTTGGGCCTGGCGTCCAGAACTCCAGGGGCCCCTATCCCGGGGAGAGTGTGGGTCCTCAAAGTTCTCTTGGTGACCCCCCGGTGCCGGTCAGGATTTCCCAGCGAGCCATGTCTACTCTGCCTCCCAAAGAAATCCGGAAGCAACCAACTTCTTTCCATGTCCACTGCCCTCCACCTTCCACTCCAGGCCCCCACCATCACCCGCCCCAGAGCGCGGTGGCCTCTGAATGGAGCTCAGGACCGCGCTCTTCCCCGTTTCCCTTCCTTTCACCCTCATCTAACTCGAAAGCAGCCGAGAGGGGGATCTTCTGGAAATCTAATCAGTTCACAACACCACCCTGTTCCCTGCTCAAAATCCTTCAATGACACTCAgagtaaaatccaaactccttgcCTCTGCTTGCTCTCCAAACCCGGTCCCCTTCCGTGTCACTCTGCGCTGACCACactggtgttttattttgttttgttttggttttttttttcagttcatgcTCATCCAGCCTCCAGGTCTTTCTTTGCCCTTGTTGTTCTCTCTTCCCGGAGCGCTTTCCCCTGGTCCTTCTGTGGGTGGCTCCTCCTGCTTGAGGAAGGGTCAGCTAAAATGTCACCTCGGaggagccttccctgaccactcccCAGAACCTTTGAATATTTCCTAGCATGCCTCTAcatttcctgtatttatttatttatttgtctgatgGGTAGTAGACAGTGTCAGATGGAACTATGTAAAACAGCTGCTTTCATGAGTTAAAAAGAAGATTGAATTTTGGGCATTTCACATGGTTCACTGAGAAATACATAATAATAGCTATTAAGAGTATTTGTTAATAAGAATCGTTGCAATCGTTGCAACTAGGCACTGTTGTAAGTGCTTTTTTGTACGTTATCACATTTACTCTATAAAACAGCTCCATGAGGTAGATACTATGATCACTCATATCTTCAGGTTTCCCTAAGAAAGCACAGGTTCAAGAAATTAAATGGCCTGCTCAAGATCACACCAGACATAAGTTATCAGAGACAGGGTTTTTAACTTAACATTGACTTTCCATAACTGAATgactcctccctccctgcagatGATGCTGAGCAAAGGTCTGAAGCGCAAgcgggaggaggagcgggagaAGGAAGCCCTGGCAGTGGACTCCTGGTGGCTGGATCCCAGCCTCCCAGCAGTGGCACAGGCCCCCCCGGCCGTGGCCTCCAGTTCCCTCTTGGACCTTTCTGTGCTCAAGCTCCACCACAGCCTGCGGCAGAGTGAGCCGGACCTGCGGCACCTGGTACTGGTAGTGAACACGCTGCGACGCATCCAGGCATCCATGGCACCTGAACCTACCCTGCCACCTGTGCCCAGCCCGCCTGCGGCCCCTTGTGTGGCTGACAATCTGCTGGCCAGCTCAGACGCTGCCCTCTCAGCCTCCATGGCCAGCCTTCTGGAGGACCTCAGCCATATCGAGGGCCTGAGCCAGGCCCCCCAGCCCTTGGTGGACGAGGGGCCACTGAGCGGCCGCCCCACTGGGGGATCCCCACCCAGCCTGGGTGCCTTGGACCTGCTGGGCCCAGCCACTGGCTGTCTGCTGGACGATGAGCTTGAGGGTCTGTTTGAGGACATCGACACCTCTATGTATGACAGTGAACTTTGGGCACCAGCCTCCGAGGGCCTCAAACCTGGCCCTGAAGATGGGCCTGGCAAGGAGGAAGCTCTGGAACTGGATGAGGCTGAGCTGGACTACCTCCTGGACGTGTTGGTGGGCACACAGGCACTGGAGCGGCCACCGGGTCCAGGGCGCTGACCCCCACAACTGGGATGGTGGTCTGGTGTCCAAACTGAGCCTGGTGGCTGGACCAACTCTCCTTGGAAAGACGCAGCTGGCTTCCttagagcagagagaggggcttTGGAGAGACAGAATCCAGTCCTGAGCAACTTCACCTCTGTCCTCTTGTCTAGGACTAATGAGGGGAGTCTGGGATTGGCCCTTGGGATGGGATCACAGGGCCTGGTGGCTGGAATGTGATTTGGACCGGGCCCTGTGCTGGACTGAATCCCCAGGGGTTATAGCCTGGGATACTCTTTCCCTGATGTGGGAAGAGACCGCACCATtttatggaaattaaaaccagTCCTGGGAAATTTCAAGTCTGTGTGCTTTGTCTCTGGGCTAAGGCAAGGGTATCATGATGTCCTCCAACATTTAGTGAGCGTGGACTGTGTGTACCTGGCACAGTGCTTAGCACTGGACGTGTGTTAACTCTTCCCATCTGCTGAACAAGGTGGGCATTATTACTATCCTCACTTTACAGCCCTGAAGCTCTGAGAGGTCATCACGTGTGGAGGTGGGTTTCAAATGGTGAACTTTACTGCTTTATTGGTTTGATAAGCAGATCAATTAGCTCTGGTAACTGGCCCTCTAGAAAACTCTCCAGAACATACCCAGCCAGGTTTCCCTGATGCACCTGTTTGTGTAcataatggtggtggtggtggtggtggtggtggtggcagtggaggaACCTGGGCCCCTTGAAGTCCGTGTCCTTCCTTGCTTGGAGTGTACCTGTGTCTTGGAgcgggtgggggggaggggggaggtgggcaaAAGGGAGCTTTCAGAATGAGCCAGAAATAAAAGCCCAAAGGTGGAGGCTGGATGGAGCCTCTCCAAAGAACACGGAGAGCCGCTCTCCAGGAAAATGGGGAAAGATAACGAGACTccagcaagttaaaaaaaaaaaaaaaaatccactcggGATCTCACATCTGTCTTTGAGCAGGGGATAGGGCACCTTGGAGGGTGACTCTGAAATAAAGCCACCGGGCTTAGTGGCTTGACCGCCAGGCCGGCGGTCCTGCTTTTCCTTCTAGAAGAAACCCAGGCCGGGCCGAGGCCACCTGCCAGACTGCTTGTGCGATAGGGCTGGCCCGAGCGCCGGGTGTCTGCGCCGCCCCCGCCGTCCAGCCGCATTCCTGGCCCGGCTGGGAGGGGCCGCACACTCAGAGGCCTGGCACGGGACCCAGGCGGCGTCCTTCCTGGCGGCGTGGGGGCAGGGCAGCGCCCGgtgcgggcgggggaggggcgcggcgggggcgggggccggggaggggcagagggccgGACGGCGGCCCGGGGCCCAGCTGGGCCTCGATCGCGGAGGTCGCCGGCCCCAGGACACCAAAATCGCTgggccccggggccgcccctCCGGCGGGAAGCTCCCgggaggctgaggctggggtggAACCGGGGGGAGGCGGGCGGCTGCGGCGGCCCTCGGGCCGGGAAGGGGCGGGCAGAGCCGAGCTTcctggagcaggagaggaagtcGTGCCCATTTCTGGAAGTGGAAGAGGCGGCCCCGGGGGAGCGGGGGTGGCCCGAGCGGAGCCGGTGCGGAGACCGAGGGTCCTCCGGGGGCCGGACTCCAACACCTGGTGACTCCCAGCTCTGGGCAGTGGGACTCAGACTCGGTTTTGACCCAGACCCAGACCTCGGGAGTTTGGGTGCTGAGCTCAGCAATGCCCCCTGGTGCTCAGTCTGGGGGTCTGAGATGCCGCTGCCTCACATTTCCTTGAAAtctgccctggggtgggggtgggggggtcagggAGTCCCCGTGTGGGGCCAGCACTGCCCTCTGTTTACAACACTCTGGGAGCCTGTTTTTGATGTCTCTGGGTGCCAAATCGGGGAAATAATCTGTGATACATACTGGTGCAGACAGCCTACCCATCTGTCGACGATGCTCCCATCTGCCCCTGTGCCTGCTCGCTCAGCGATGCCCCCTCTCCCCAGAGCCTCCGCAGACAGTTGcacaggttgtgcactgcacacaGACTCCCTATCTAAGGGGCTACCGTGCATATTTCAGGCACCGTTCATTTACATATTTGCTACAACAGTTTCCCAGCAGATGGAGGTCAAGTGCCTTGGGGAAGGGGCATGCATAAAAGCACCATATGGGCTAGATCAGCGCTATTCCCTTCCCTCTGGTGCCTTCAGGTTTATGAGCAGCTCATGCCTGAGGACCTACCCCAGGCTCCCCATGTCTGACCCCCAGATGATTGTGCAGGCTCCCTGGTTCTAGCGCGCCCCTCCGCCCTCGGCTCAACCCCAAGAGGCCACACTACCTCAGCCAGCAGATTCCAGGGCCCACACCATTCCTAGCGGAGCCGCCAGCCCTGGCGCAGCTGCGGCTTTTCACAGAGCCTCTGTGTGTTCCCTTCTGGAAACTCCCCAGCCTAGCTCCCCTCCAGGGGCATCcacagggacccccccccccccatgacaCACACATTTCCCTCCTTGGACACCTGGGAGGGCTAtccttgtcctcctccctcccttcctccctccctccttcattccttctctcATTCAGCAAAGATTTATGAGTAActactgtgtgcctggccctCTGTAAAAGGCAAACCCGATCGTTCTCTCCTCTGCTCCGGGGCCTCAGGATTTATCTCAGTCCTCCGAGATCTGAGCTCTGTCCCTTCCGAGGCTCACCTACCCCTGCCCCGTTCGaacatttaatgaacattttactgagcacctacgaTCCCAGTGCTGTCCCGTGTAGAATCTAACGATGCTTAGTCGTTATTATCGACACAATAAGCCACTGAGCAGAGGCTGTGCTTGAAAGCCAGGCCGCCTGCATTTGAGCCTCGGCTTTGCCATTCTGTGGCTGTGTGACCCAGGGCAGGGtacttcacttctctgggcctcagggagctcatctgtaaactggaacAGTAACAGTGCCCACCTCGCAGGGCTGTTGTCCCAGGGAAGGGGAGTGTTCTAGGTGGAAGGAACAGCACAGGTGAGGGCTAGGACTGTGAGGGACCCTACAATGTTTTCAGGGATCTGGAAGCTCCGGGTTTGGCTAGAAAGAGGCAGGAGCAGTGAGGTGAGTGATGGGGCTTGAGGGGTCTGCGGGCACCAGCACACAAGGGGCCCTGGGAGGGATACTTTACTGCTAGGGTGCTAGTCACCAGGTGAAGGAATCCCCTGGACTGCCTCGTCGATGTGGTGGTGCAGAGGTGACCCTAAAGGCTGGGAGCCCTGAGG
This portion of the Vulpes lagopus strain Blue_001 chromosome 2, ASM1834538v1, whole genome shotgun sequence genome encodes:
- the SERTAD3 gene encoding SERTA domain-containing protein 3 codes for the protein MVGGLKRKHSDLEEEEEDEKWDWGPAGLRSYQQALLRISLDKVQRSLGPRAPSLRRHVLIHNTLQQLQAALCLAPAPALPPEPLFLGEEDFSLSATIGSILRELETSMDETEPPQNPVAPPGPQNEVLPQPDPVFLEALSSRYLGDSGLDDFFLDIDTSAVEKEPAPAPPEPPHNLFCAPGSWEWNELDHIMEIILGS
- the SERTAD1 gene encoding SERTA domain-containing protein 1, which produces MMLSKGLKRKREEEREKEALAVDSWWLDPSLPAVAQAPPAVASSSLLDLSVLKLHHSLRQSEPDLRHLVLVVNTLRRIQASMAPEPTLPPVPSPPAAPCVADNLLASSDAALSASMASLLEDLSHIEGLSQAPQPLVDEGPLSGRPTGGSPPSLGALDLLGPATGCLLDDELEGLFEDIDTSMYDSELWAPASEGLKPGPEDGPGKEEALELDEAELDYLLDVLVGTQALERPPGPGR